One Salvia miltiorrhiza cultivar Shanhuang (shh) chromosome 6, IMPLAD_Smil_shh, whole genome shotgun sequence genomic window, AGAATAATGGATACATCTTAGgcatttcaaattcaaaaaactcataataataataataataattattattattattattattattatttgatctcTTCATAGCATTTCAAACCTGAAAAAATACGGCATTTGATTTACATAATGTTCAACATATTATGATTAACAAAAACCAATTAAACTAGTAGCTCCACTCCAATCAGAATAATGGATACATCTTAGGCATTTCAAATTCAGAAAACTAAGAATTCAaataatgataaataaaaaatatctttaATACTACTCCaaccaatttaatttgatctCTTCAACATTTTTCCTCATAACCCAAACCTTCGAAGCCAAGAAAAATCGCATCTTGAACTAAATTAAGTCCAGTTCAGCAAAAGCAACCAAAAAGAAGTCCGATTAAGCTAAACCCCCTTTAAAAGAACAGTAATTGTCCAATCAATTTCACCAAGCCCTCCTCAAATTTCAACTTATTCAGCTAAGTAAGACACATTTTTTACTCAATTCAGTGTTTATTTTGAGATTAAGGAACGAAACCGCGAGAAATTGGGATCGAGATTGTACCTTTCCGGGACGAAACTGCGTGAGGCAGAGACGGGATCTCTGGTGGAGCTGCGAACGGCGGCTGTCAACTACGGCGGAGAAGCATGAGAGCTGAGAAATAGCCGACGACATGGTTCTTGACTTGCGattgccaaaattttgattaaaattTCCTGCTGTGTATTATGTTGAATATTGTTAATTTGTCAAGAAAAGGGAAAAATTGATCAGGAGACGATGGAAAATAGTAAGTAGAAAACTTTAAAAagttactccctctgtccacgaaaaagtgccctacttatccctttttttttgtccacgaaaaagtgtcctgtttacctttttgtacattcataccctttacttttcaatttatttacaacttatgtcattaataaatccacacttttatttaatcaatgCAATTAATccacacaattaactcactaattaaaactacgaaaccaactcccccacgcctaatcaatcccatttatttatttattttcttaattttcagtttatttatttatttattttctgaatttcaagtttatttatttatttatttatttttgaatttttagtttatttatttccagtttatttatttattttctgaattttcagtttatttatttatttatttatttccagtttatttattttccattttatttatatatttattttctgaattttcagtttatttatttatttattttctgaatttcaagtttatttatttatttatttttgaattttcagtttatttatttccagtttatttacttatttatttatttatttccagtttatttattttccaatttatttatttatttattttctgaattttcagtttatttatttatttattttctgaatttcaagtttatttatttttgaattttcagtttatttatttatttatttattttcgaatttccagtttatttatttatcagtttatttatttatttattttctgaattttcagttaatttatttccagtttatttatttattttctgaattttcagtttatttatttatttatttccagtttatttattttccattttatttatatatttattttctgaattttcagtttatttatttatttattttctgaatttcaagtttatttatttatttatttttgaattttcagtttatttatttccagtttatttacttatttatttatttatttccagtttatttatttattttctgaattttcagtttatttatttatttattttctgaatttcaagtttatttatttttgaattttcagtttatttatttatttatttttgaatttccagtttatttatttatttattttctgaattttcagttaatttatttatttccattttatttatttattttctgaatttcaattttagttatttatttatttttgaattttcagtttatttattttccagtttatttacttatttatttatttattttcagtttatttatttattttctcaattttcagtttatttatttatttatttttgaattttcaatttatttattttctgaaaattttatttccaatttatttattttctgaatttcaagttcatttatttattgaatcggcacttttgtttaatgttttctcatttaaatgctttcatttaattcacctaataaaataatgccaaatagttagtgcaagattagtaaaagtaaccacaatacattaacactacccttttagtcttttacaccacctttacaccacctttttcagctttcttaaaacccgtgccagcacccaaatgggacactttttcgtggacggagggagtaaaaaataCTAGAAAAAGTCAGCATAAATGCTTTGAATTTCACCTAATTAACACGTAGTGGTCGCCCATAACGTTTGGGCAGAGCAAATATCTTTATTTATACTACAACGTCCATTCGTGcaatgcacgacgaacatcgaaattgacatatttaaataatcaaaaaaaatattaaataaaatttaaacattggaggttcagttcgaggaagaatgtttaactgatacttgactttagtatcagtccgctgattccacgtgactcgcattaagtaatcagtcaaaactaattcttcgactgatgcttcagtcggcaacttcagtcttcagtcttcagtcttgagtcttcagtccttcgttcttcagtcttcagaacaacaattaaactagaaaaagaactctaacacttgagttcaagcaattctagtctattacaacagaaacttattgattttggtatcatcaaaacaaggattagaatatttcactaagttcccaacaattctTCAGCAAATGGTAATAACAAAATACATGCACCACATTTGGATACACCCTCTCAAAAACAATTTTAATGCTCTTATGCTGATCAAACATAATCAACAAATCATCGGGCTGATGAGAGCACAAATGCAGTCGATGGAAAAACCATGTCCATGACTCATCATTCTCAATTGGGGAAAGCTCAACTGCGAGAGGAAAGAGTACTTCGTTCCAATTCTTTGTCACGGCGACAAACCAAATGCcttaatatcatgtttggtaTAATGTATCAAAATatctataaaatatagtaatatattGTTTGATatgatgtactccctccgtcccaataatcatgtcccatttcttttgggcacggagactaaggaGTGTTGAATTAGTGTTGTAAAGTGTAAGGCCCCACATGTTTAAGAACAAGTAAATATGGCCTAATTATTCTTGTAAAATTAGCAAAACTGAATTCtgtaaattaaataacaaaaaatcttCAAATTTCAACAAGAAATTAACGGCAAGAAcaaaaaatacaacaaaattctgcaaatttcaacaaaatcttcATCCTCCTCAACAAATTTCAACAATTCATTCTGCAAAATTTTCATCATCTTCTGTAATCAAGAACAGAAAATGCAACAACCAAAAAATGCAACAAAATTATGCAGATTTCAACAAGAAATTTCAGCAAAATCTTCATTAAACAAGAATAGAAAATGTCCGCCAGAAGAAGTAGAAAGAGAGGGCATTGCGGCGGCAGCCCTATGGCTGTACAGTCGCCGGAATCGAAGAGGTGCACTGTTGTTGGCGTCGGAATCGAAGGGCTTTGTGTGGAATCGAAGGGTTGTACTGTTGTGGGCGTCGCCGGAATgagggcggcggaggcgagCACTAAtttctgaagaaaaaaaaaacagaggagAGACGAAGAGGCGGGAGGGCGAAGGCGAGAGGGAGGACAAGCTCAAAGGCGCCGGTACACAGAGGGCGGAGGAGATGGAGCTCCAACCCGCGGTACAGAGGGGGAAAGGGGGGGAGGCGGCGGgtagagagagaaccgagtgaGTGTTAGGGTAGATCTGTGCTCGACagatttacagagggggaaggagGGAGGTGGCGACGGCGGCGGAACAGAGGAGGAGAGGCGAAGCACCATGAATggtggagaagagaagaggCGACCTGACGGCGAGAGACGGCGTGAGAAGAGAGGCAAGAGGCAGGCAGAGGCGGAGGCGGCGACGAGCCCTAATTCATGGGGGAGCagatttacagagggggaaggggggaggcgaaggcggcggaacagagggggaagagggaggcggcgccggtggaACAGAGGGGAAGTGAGCGGCGGCGCCGGTGGATTTGCAGAGGGGAAATGGTGGAGCGAATTTAGAGAGGGAGAATGAGGGAgatggtagagagagagagagagagagagagagaggcgagtaGATGTAATTTAGAGGGGGGTAAGTTTAATTAGAATCATCTTTAAGTGAGAGTTAATTAGCCTTAAAAtttacctaaaaaggaaatgggacaagattattggtacaacccaaaaaggaaagtgggacaagattattgggacggagtgagtattaaaattatataaaattaataatagttataattaagatttgtattaCATATATCATCTTCGTAGTATACAGAATCCCAcaaattagtactccctccgtcccacttcaattgacatttttgagttgggcaccaagattaagaataaagggttaagagtgtaaagtaggtagggtccacttattttatgtgagtagagaaaatagggaccacatactattttagaaAAGTGCAaatttgtcacagcccaaaaccgtttactacctttgcaaattttatttgaaaatttttatattttcgagatattaaaaatataaatctatgagTCGAGTTTGTGGAGAAttatctagtcgcgcccctagctAGATGTATGACTCTAAATTCTAGGTTATACCtatagaaataaagttttatattccaaaaatatttttatataaatttgggcctaaataaatttatttacttaaatatatttatcatggacattatattaattttggattaagaataaaatattttcataaattttgttAGTATTGGGCTTATTGTTATTAATGTGCCAAATTCTTTTGCAATGATCCTAAAACAATTATTCAAGTTTCAACATTTATAGTTTATTAATGATTTCAAGGATTTGGATACCTTATTTTCGTATCTGCAAATTAACAATTTCTactctatttatttacatttgtttAAAGAAGTCTCCAAGCCAGCCATtcctatttttattcttatcagATATCTAACCGCCCTAATTAGATAAATGACTTTGAACTAtagattatatttataaaaagatacaaatttatattatcaaatatttttaataaatatgttgggccatagtttttattctttttctatgataattgggttaaaattttattatttgaaagcCCATTTATCATCTTTAAAgcccaattattattataagtccATATGTCtttctttaattaaaatgagatgTTACGTGGTTCAGTTTTTCCTTAGCCACATATTCGGATTTAATCACCTTCAGTCACCTAATTTTATTCAGCCACGTATCACTCACTGCTATCACATTTAAAATTCACCCAAATAACTTGCTAGGTTtcatttcatcaaaattttCCAGAGCACAAATTTCATTCAAGTTAACAGACTTCTCATTTATGATATTTCCTTCACAAAACTTCAGCTGGTAATTTTATTGTTTCTGTGAGATTTCATGTTTTAATTCATCACAGCAAATTACTACGTTTTTCtttcattctcatttattttgtGAAACAACAAGCCCATTTATTTATCATACATTACAagcccatatatatattattaacgTGTAAATAAATTTTTACGAAAATGACTTCAGCTACATATCCACATTTACTCAGCTTCAGCCATATATCACTGTAGTACCTTTCCGTCAGATTTGATCAAAACTACAGCAAAACTTTGATTTCAAAACTTTGATTTCAAAAGCAGCATGCAGCAGCAAAAACTTTGATCAAACTTTGATTTCTTTCTTTCACACGTTTATGTTCAAACAAGTAAATTCAATCTATTTAAACCTCATTGTATCATCCTCAAAATTCACAAATCCAACAAAAACTCAACTTTTATAATCCATCCGGTTTTCTTCAACTGCACAATTTCAACCGGTAAACTTTATTTTTCCGCAAAGTTTTCatgatttaatttcattttcatatgCAAAAACACAAGTGCATATAGACACCTCAAttcttaaaaaaatcaaatccccaATATTCATTGTTTTGCTGAAAAGAAAATACAATAGATTGAAAGAGAAATAGTAGCTTAGAATTTAGACAGGAGATAGAAGGGAGGGGAAACGGCTGAGCAGCAATACCGCCGGATCCGACGGAGGTGGAGATAGGGGCAGCGGCGCTAGGTCTCGGCGTTCTGGTCGGACAGAGGAAGGAGGCGGCTGGGCGGCGCCGCTGTCGACGCAggggcggcgatggtggtgctGCTGTTGGCCAGGAGAGAAATAGACGGTGAAGGCGACGCCGGGCAGGAGACGGTGGCGGCAGGGGTCGCCGGAGAAGAGGGGCGCAGGTGCGGCTGGTGCGGTGAGGACAAGGGCAGGGGAGGAGGAAGAGGGCGAGAAGTGAGGGGTGAGAAGGAGGTAGGAAGAAGGGGGAAGGGAAAGGAGGCAGAACCGCCGGCCGACGGGGCGGTGGCGTGCCGCCTGGTGGCGGCGGAAGGGGGAGACCGAGGgagagaagaggagagggagagagggtgaGCTGCGTGTGAAGTGCGTGAgttgtgtgtatgtgtgtgttggaTGAAAGTTAGATTAGGGGAGTTGGAAGAGTGGGCTTGGGCCAAAGGGGGATTTTAATgggctgattttatttaaatagttgggtttaatttttaattacctCATGGGCTCACTTTCACCTAAGTAATTgggtttaattttaattattttgagctacatatttcttttaattaagtTGGATTTAtccttaaattattttactaaTCAAAATTTTCATAAGAAATTATatcttattatttaaattattaaatcatTTCTTAATCCAAATTTTCatgagaaaatatattttactattaaatttattagatcaattatttttacataatcttatgatttaaattattttctaaagtttaattaggcccttatatttattatttgaatttatctgactaggtgcggcgcgattAGGACGTGAACTTTAAATTATCGCAGTTAACTTTCAAAGCtcaagtttcaggtgtgggatttatttcagtacatgcacgtggttaatatttgtccattttaatattatgtgtttaccgtatgtgttgtaaaaatatttatcgctaggggccagcataattggtccaggacttcaccgtccttggtatgccacaatgcgatttcatgttacagggttgcaaccattatattgtcgccaggggcccacatatagggtccgggacattaaagtccttggattgccacagtgcgtatggaatttatgttacgttatgacaatatgtgttaccattttattaacatggacaattattgcatgtttccacactgagtgtaccttgtatgctcatcccatattcaacAGTTTCAGGTAATTGATATTGGAAgcgcgtggagagtcgaatgggcgcgtcgcatctatttaaaaataaatgtttcttaaaatatattatgttatttcattTGATATCTTTTGGTTATGTAAACTCTGAAATTCTATGCTATTTGTGATTTGTTTAAATAaatgttgttatattattttaatgtcatgacttgtttagtttatatttaaattcatttcaaatatttatttaagaatttatatctttacgaaaatatatacatggatacatacataatttttaattatataaagattttattttgttatattttccgctgctaaaaagatattattttatatttagagttttccttagtacaagttttattaattagttaattatttttctgacatcttcatgtcgtgctttgaaaataaagttgtaaaatttatgatttcaaaatcaagatttatatttgaatacattattaaaaattttgatatcttataaatcgttttaaaagtgttttaaaaaccaattttatttaaagatttctttttcttaaaattattttcgaaaatatttattttaaaagtgagttttaaattattttaaaagacttccgcattaaatatttatttaaattttatatttatcttcttaattagattagggtgttacaaaATTGaaatgggacaaacaaaaaaaggcaagtgtgccaattgaagtgggacagagagagtataatatttttggacctttaatttataaagggtTGTGTGTttcgtattattttttttatcaaacaagatattagggtgtcataaatatattatatattctaATCACCAGTACCAAACGAAccctataatatatagattctcTTTAAAAATCGAAATTGGATCTTGGAGCCCAAGCTTTGTCATGTCTTGCCCAGTATAAAAATGAACTATTCCTCATTCCCTCACCGATTCGAAATCAAAATTAAGTTGCAGATTAGTCGATAGCTGCCCAAAACAAACTTAAGTAATTGGTAGCTAGCACAAAATCTTGTCTGCGCTTCTCTCGTCGGAGCTAACCGGCTGCTAGCTATTCCGCGAATCCGTATATTGTAGCTTAACTTTAACCATAAATAGTTTTTTCTTGAAAATGCAAGAGAAAATCCCTTATCCCCAATCTCTatccataataatattatcattcgCCATCATCAATGAAAATATCCACATTTTAAAAGTGGCaactataataattaaaatttatcaatatatataaataaatgtacaCAAAAATAGTTTATCTTAGTTAGTTACAATGGAGAGATCATCATGTCTAGAAAACCAATGCTTTGGAGCAATTCGTAGCAGACTTATGCTAATTGCAATGGCCATTCTTTGCATGCACAATGCAGGTCGCTCTCTTCCTCCCCTTACTTACTAACATAAAATTAGCACATTGAGTCATCTACTAATTCTGTGTTTCTCGAACTAACAAGTAGATGCTCAAACGGGAGCGTGCTACGGCACTCTTGGCAACAATCTACCACCACCTAGAGAAATGATCGCTCTATGCAAGCACCACAACATTCAAAGCATTCGGCTCTACAACCCTAATCCAGCACTTGTCGAACCACTTCAAGGCAGCAATGTCTCGGTCATCGTAGGTGTCCCCAACGAGGAGATCCAAGGCATCGCGAGGGATGAGTCCCTCGCGATATCTTGGGTTCGAGATAACATCCTCAAGTACCGAAATATTAACTTTCGCTACATTGCCGTCGGAAACGAGATCAGCCCATCAGCCAACCCCGACATTTCACCCCACGTCCCCATCGCCATGCAACACATCTCCGATGCCCTGGCCGCGGCCGGGCTTCGCAGAGTCAAGGTCTCCACCGCCCTAAGCATGGAGATTCTTGGACTTTCCAACCCTCCGTCGTTGGGGTCGTTCCAATCCCAATTCCTAGACTTGTTCATCAATCCTATTATCAAATTCCTAGTCAAAACTAATAGCCCTTTTCTAGTAAATGTGTATCCATATTTTGCATATGTTAGCGACACCACCAATATTCGTTTAGACTACGCACTATTTACCTCTAAATCGAGTGTGGTTAAAGATGGGGCATACCAATATTACAACTTATTCGACGCCATGGTTGACGCCGTCCACGTGGCTCTCGAGAAGGCCGGCGGGGCCAACATCAGGGTCGTGGTGTCGGAGACGGGGTGGCCGTCGGCCGGAGGGACGGCTACTACCGTAGGCAATGCAGGGACTTACAACTCCAATTTGCTCAAGAGTGTGAAAAAGGGAGCGCCAAGAAGGCCAGGGAAGCCTATTGAAACTTACATTTTCGATTTGATTGATGAGAATAATAAGAGCCCTGAACTTGAGAAGCACTGGGGAATATTTCTTGCGAATAAAAACCCTAAATATCCCCTATCTTTTACTGCGTAAAATGTATAATGTTGAAATAATGGATAGTGTATTGTGTTTTATTTCTATTTCTAACAAATAAAatcttatattattattatatataatatgattaaTGATTCAAGTTTTCTCCTTAATTCAAGGTCTTAATCGACATCTTCACCAtcctctatttttatttatctaaattcttaGTTTATGTctttttaatttcatattaGCATTtccatcccgtgcaatgcatgaaaaataattttatatatacttttatatttatataaaattgataccaaatcaattatcatatttataaatataataaaaaatatttataactaaatatatttgagttgaatattgaaaaaatgaaaaatagcgaaagaattcacaataataaaaaccgatattatgaaaaggcaaaaaaaactcgaatcacaaccaacactaatcgagatggttgtgaattcaagaacattgaCAACACAAATTATTCTGATTCTCATACATAACGTCCGCTGGATCAAACCgccaaattcaaaaatattgcTATAAACAATGAAATACACTCCCCAACAACAACAAATTAAGCATTCCTAGATCCTGCAATTTTAACAAGGAAAGTGGATTATAATTTTAGCTTGgacaaaaaaacacaaaattattttcataaaCAATCAAAGTCGCATTTTGTACATAAATTCATCTAATGTCAAAAGGAATGTAGTGTTATTTATGAATATTACAAGGTTATGGGTAAAATAGTCTCTTCAGCTCTACACATATGTAGGGGCATTTTTATCTTTTCAGGTCTGGTTATCTTTGGACCGATGGGGCATCCATGTCTTTTCAAGTCTTCATGTGTATGATGTGTGGTCATGACATGGCCTGACACCAAATCTCGAAGATTTCCTCTAACCATAATCCATTAGCACATTCATTGAAGTGCAAGTCATTAGCCGCCATGTGTTGCACTGAAACCGGCTTATTTATCGTCTTGTAAGATGTCCTTCAAACCCGACTATATCCTTATATATGTATTTGCAAAGTACTTCTATTTTTAAGAAACAGGCGCAGGTGGTCAAGCCGACGTCTTGTAATGGTGGTCGACGTACGAAAAGGACTTTCTCATTCTCTTCATTATGGCGAATGAGCTATTTGTTATTTTGGCATCCACGGTCTTGGTTGAGCAAGCATTTAGCATTGCTTGACTCGTGTTGCACAAAAGAAAAAGCAACATGGATACTCAAAATATGGAGGCCACCATGTTGCTTGATGATGGTCCAAAGCTATCACAAGAGCCTAAGAGAACCAATGAGATCAAGTCGAAGAGAGCCCAAATGATGAAGTCACCGAATTCGATAGATTCAACGCTGATGGATTTGATGATTAGGAGTCGTATCGAGCCGAAAAGGTAAGTTAAGGTAAGAAAACTACTTAggctttgattcttcattattcaaTGAAAATACGTAGGCcactgaattttaatatttatattataattgagcTTAACccctttattcattttttccctttatcattttattttttctatttagcCCATATCATAGACACACCTACGACGTCTGTCACCTTATACACAAGATTCGATCAATAAGGACTTTCATGTTCTAAATTGGGTACAATCATGCTCCTCCTGCTGACGGCCAAGTGCCAACAGACGTTCTTtgtcaaatttttatttattatttttttattagttttcCCTATAGGCGGTCCAGCACCTCCAGGTGGACCTTCATGACCTTTGCCTTCTTCAGTGTCGTCCCTATGTCGGCGCTTATGTGCGATCGCAGGTCCTTGATCGCCTTCGCATTGTGTAGGGTTTTGCTTTGCTCGTGGGAGGTTTGGAGTTGGCTGTGGACCGACTCTAGGTCGCGGAGCTCGTCCTTGACATCTTCCACGTCCTCGAAGAAGGGGTCAAGATTGACATTGGTGCCAGGACATCAGAGAGCTCGATGTTGTGGGTAGGCGGTGGGGACAAGTTGCCGCTGCAGAAGTGGGAGAAGGACCTCAAGAATAGATcgctcaatttttttatttttttttgtaaatatgtTTTTTGAAATTAGTGATTATGCGATTGAAATTTGGAAGTGGAGATTGAGAAGGGAATTGGGGGTTTGATATATGGGGAATTGATGGGTGAGAAAGGTAGAATAAGTAGAGTCaaaggattttttaggacaataacttatattaatttgaaaattaggacaaaaactttcggacttgtaaaaataagacattaattttttttagagtaaaataggacactaattaataagcgtcgtaaaaataggacatttttcggccgagaaatgtcctgagggtgcaacacttattaattagtgtcttatttttactctaaaaaaattagtgtcctatttttacaagtccaaaagtttttgtcctaatttccaaatcaacctaagttattgtcctaaaaaaccctcgtaCTCGAATAAGTATGAAGAGGGACTGGTCAAACAAGTCTCCCGTCCTGCTGTGCGGGATCAACTACAACacccttatttttttaattgtagagagagaaagggagaggttagagagagaaaagtcaAATGATGGGGATTTTCAAGGAAGAAGAGAAATATCATGGAATTCGCCAATGAGTTTTGTCTAAAATGGGAAATTAAAGAAATGAGTTTTCTAGGACGGTCTTCAGAAGAAGCTACACGACGCAATGAACCGATTCAGCAATCTCCGGTAGAGGATGGGTGGCAAGTACCTCATCTTCTACCCCTATAgggaaaagccaaaaaaaaaaagacaaattaCGCATGTTGGCCGTAAGCCAGAGGTGCTTGGTTGCATCCAATTTTTTTAGCTGAATATTTATGGAATAAATTTCATAAACTAGTTCAATGTCAGTAACACTCGATTCAGCTACAAGATGTCAAATATTTCACCAAACATATATAACCAAAACACAAGAACGTCGCTGCAGTATTCCCACGTAACTATGTAAATTAGAAGAGGGAAGTTCCTTTGCCCTTTTTATCGCCACTAATTTCAAAATGCTTGCAGGTGTTGGGAGACAAGCTTGCAAGCC contains:
- the LOC130990570 gene encoding glucan endo-1,3-beta-glucosidase, basic isoform-like, translating into MERSSCLENQCFGAIRSRLMLIAMAILCMHNADAQTGACYGTLGNNLPPPREMIALCKHHNIQSIRLYNPNPALVEPLQGSNVSVIVGVPNEEIQGIARDESLAISWVRDNILKYRNINFRYIAVGNEISPSANPDISPHVPIAMQHISDALAAAGLRRVKVSTALSMEILGLSNPPSLGSFQSQFLDLFINPIIKFLVKTNSPFLVNVYPYFAYVSDTTNIRLDYALFTSKSSVVKDGAYQYYNLFDAMVDAVHVALEKAGGANIRVVVSETGWPSAGGTATTVGNAGTYNSNLLKSVKKGAPRRPGKPIETYIFDLIDENNKSPELEKHWGIFLANKNPKYPLSFTA